A segment of the Babylonia areolata isolate BAREFJ2019XMU chromosome 20, ASM4173473v1, whole genome shotgun sequence genome:
GAAAAAAAGCAAGTAAAAAAGCAGATTGTAAATGCATAATCAATGTATGATAACCAGGTTCCAAGAAGATACATATCTAGCATTACATTTATACATATGGCTTACCGTAAAATAATTTTTCCCTTGTCTTCATTTTTTGACTGGGTCATAAGATAATAAAGCTGTAACTTACCTCCAACACAGTTCTTGTGAAGGGATAACTCTCCATGTCGGCGAGTACCTCCACCACCATTGGTTCATCAACCTGCAAatacagttccagtttcaaagtAGTGCCACAGAATACCAACTACTTTATTAGTTAATTACTTATCTTGCAAATTAACTattaaagaaataaaggaaaagaaaggctGATACCTAATCATGTGAACATAAAACCCAGCTTGCTGGTCAGAACTAGAATAGCTGATGATAGCAAGATGGTGGCACTGAATGATGTATGGCTATGAATGTTACTTAGGTGATGTAATTTGTCACTTCAGCATTAGCAGACATTTTAAACCTTGGCTTTAGTTCAAGACACTTtaatcattcttttctttcaattAACTACCAATACAAAGTTCATTAATTTTATTGCCAGTAATGAATGTTGAACTCATACATACATGTCACTTTTGTCAGGAAGAGAACTCAAGTGACAAATGGCACACAACCCAAGCAATATCCAGATTTCTTcctctgtgttctttccattcagtttcattcCAAACAGATGTGATGAAGGCATGTGACAGACTGGAGGTGAAGAAATGTACTTATGTAGAGTATATGTTACAATGTTATTTACTTAACaaccaatttacaagtttttcGGTCTTTTAATGTTATACAGAACTTTATAAATGGAAAAATAcacgggaagaaatgtggatattgcccacaaCCCATAAGTAACAACAACGTTCATTTTcggattttttctacatattATTGATGAACCTGATAAAGGCAACCACAATGAACATAAATTAAAATAATGACCATTTGacaaggaaacacacaaacataaaaagtcTATAAAAATCCAACAATATCAAAAGCACAAAACATGAAAGGGGCACATGTCTAACTGatgaaaaaacaacgacaaaagaacagaaacagactgCTGATCAGTGGTCTATCAATACCTGAAACACGTGCAGTGTAAAGTTTGTAACAGTACGCATGGAGGTTGGCTTGATTATAAAAATCCTACGGCCAATCtctcaaacagcaacaaaatcaaaaccGATTGAATAAAGATTAGTACTCTTTTCTCTTCGCATACGTAAGCTTGTGAAGGAGGAGGGGATCACCTCAAGATACAGATCGGTCAACAACTTCTTCCACCCACGAGCCATCGGACGGAAGGCCATGGCATGCGACACAACAGTGAAGCGAACATAAATAAAACAGCGCTAAGTATTTAAAAACAGACAATCTGTCCTATTTCTCACCTCATTTTTATCGTCAAGTTGTGTCAAAAGTTTTTCCTTGATTTGAGCTGGAGTGGGAAGCATTAGGAAGGCTTGTAGCGCCCAATTTTGAATGTTTTTTCTCGGAGAACCTCCGACAAAGCCCTAACACGATGGCGGATCCCGGCCATACATTGTGCGCAACCTCTCGGTCCACGCACTGACATCTGGGAAGTCTCCTCAGCGGCATGACGTCAAGTGCCGAAGGAGAGGAAGCTCGCTTCTCACTCACAGCCCCTGCCACCCAGTATGCTGATCAACCAGTGTGTGAAGGAAACACGCATTTTCATTGGTTAGAGTTTGGTCAGATAAAATATGATTGGTCCACACTGACCTTCCTCTTTTAAAGGTCATCTTATTTGGAGACAGGGGAAAGCACTCTGTTACCAAGTTGGTGTTGGCTGGTGAAAGAGCATTCTTTTTTCAGTGAGgtatgtctttaaaaaaattttatttcagCATTacttcttgttaaaaaaaaaaaattttaaaaaaaaagcatgcaagaaaaacaaaacacccggttgtttttttttatgcatgtgttttttcttattattgtttCGCATCGCAAGGTCATGATTAGTAACCGAGTCGGTGTAGGGTGGGAGGAGTGAACCTTTGTGGAACAGGAAGGGACGGGAGTTGGGTCGTGTCCctactccacccaccaccacccctccaacgAAACGGTCCATGCTTCGGTTTCATTCGCAGCTAGTGATTTTGGGTTCATTTGCTTTTGTTCTCGTTTTTGTTCCAGTTTGGGGTGATTTTTTAATTCTCGTGGGGTGATTTAAACAGCTTTAGTCATTGCAGCGGAACAAGCACATATCTATTGAGCCATCAAtagaacaacttgacctgaaaAGCTAAAGCCAAgcgccgaacgcagtgacgcctgcttgagctactgaaactgaaactgagctttaCAAAAGACAGGGAACAATATTATTAGGACAGAGGGAACTGATTTTTATGAACCCTTCAAAAATCGACAGTGATACGCCCCACCATACACGTGCAAGCACACGCAAagcttgtatgtgtgtacatgacaaAAAGCACATCATAATGGTTACGTTCCGAGATGCATGTGATATTGAGGGTGTACATTTTCAatttgtttatgagtgtgtgtgattatgttgcCTCTAGTGTGTGGAAACATGTGTCTGACACACAGCATATTCACTAATAGTTCATTTTTCTCATTGCTGTCTTCCAATATGCTTTCATTTTTCACAGAGCTGACTAACCATATGTTTTATtcccacaacttttttttttcttcaaatcagTAATGTCATATACAATGTTGGACTGAATTTGATTTTATCAGTATCACAGAACATCAGATACATGGCAGGTTTCAATATCAACAGTTGATGGAAAGCCATGTTATGAATGAATAGCATAAGGTAAATGAATCGTTTGAACACCACAGTCCTATTGATATTTATATCAAGACACACAGTTATCATTCTGGATTAAACACTTGTCTTTctgaattttctttctcttttctgttattgttttcttctggCACATTAaaatgtttctgtttttatttcagtcattattATGCATGGTTATTGGATATCAACACAAATATCTCTCTTCCATGTTTAAtgctatttgttttttttcctttgaactaGAAATTTCATTTGTTTGACCATTCACTCTCTCCACTCATGTACTTGTGCATTTATAATTTTATTCTTTTCCATTGAATCAGAGGCTTCACTTGCTTGCTGATtgaaatgattctctctctccactcatatGTCTGTCCACTCATAGACTTGTACATATTTTATTAATTTCCTTTGAATCAGACTTCACTTGCTTGCTGACTGAAGTGTTTCACTCTCTCCACTCTTCATGTAACAACACACTGAGGACTAAATTTGCCACCTTTGTTGTCTTCCAGTAATTTTGTTCTGTCTTTTGTTGTCAGAGGCAGAGACTCGTCAAGACAGAAGAATGAACATGAACACCTTGTCAGGGGGGCATTTGCTGAACCGTTCACCTGTCAGGACTCAGTTCATGAGATGTCTGATTCTGAAGCCACAGCATCTCAACAGGACATCACAGTTCCAGATAGCACACAGCAAATGTTTGTCCAGATCTTCCAGAAGATTGTGTCTTTTGATTAATGTACAACCGCTGCGATCAGCAACCAGCCTGACATGCAATTTGAGCAGAACAGGGTTGTTTCGGCAAGCACCACTCTCCACAAGCAAAGTGCTTTGGCAGGATCAGCAAAGAAGCATCACAGCAGACACTAAAACTACAGCTGTCACAGTCTGGGAAGATCTGAAGCAGATCAGATTTTCCCCAGTTCCTGCTCTGGTGTTGGGGTTCTCTGGGTTGATCCCATTCATAGCTGCCcctgcctacatgatcttcagtCAAGCTTTTTACAGCCAAATGGTTTTTGCACAGACTGCCTATGGAGCCtgtattctttcatttcttggaGGTGTCCGCTGGGGGTTTGTCATCCCAGAGGAGAGCCCATGTCCTGGAGACTGGTTCCACTTTGGTTACAGTGTCACTCCCTCACTAGTGGCATGGACAGCGCTTCTGCTTCCACAGCCTGTCTCCATTCTCCTTGTGATGGGTGGGATCGCTGGGTCTGCCTACTTTGACACTGCTTTCAAAGGTTATCCCTCTTGGTTTAAAGGTCTACGCTTTACTCTTAGCTTTGGTGCTATCCTTTCACTGTGGACTGCATTTCTCTGCCAGTACATGTTTGGTGCACCTTCAGACAAAGAAGCGCTTAAAGAGGATGAAAAGAAATGAAGCTTTATTTATATTTTGCTGTCAGCTTCACCTTTGCCCACCCATGGACACTGTGGCCATTAGTCTCATGGATCCATCAGTTCTTGTCTGATTTCCCCTCCTTTTTATCTAGCTGATGtgtgacacaaacacataagTTTTTAACATTTTGGTATTGTTTTACTTTATTGTTATTTTACATATATATTGTGCTTTGGATACTACTGCATTATTGATACCATTGTTACATTAATACCATCCAGGTTGATATTCATTTTGGAAGTTTTTTCCTGATGTGGTTATGGAAGGATAAAACCATAATATGCTGTTTGTCAGATTTCCTTTCAGTAGCTTCTGCATCTGCCTGTGATGTATCAATAGCCTCTATAATGTTTAGGTATTGTTTTCCTTCTGTTTAATGTTTGAAAATTTGTGCCATGTGATAGTAAAGCCCTTAATCATGTGTAATTGTTGTTTTATCTCAACATTGAGGAGTTTCTGTCACACAATTTGTAAACTAagcctgtatgtctatctctctctctttctcttccccacttGGTgatacattggtgtgtgtgtgtgtgtgtgtgtgtgtgatactgataatgataatacataaagcacctttccatgtaaaatatgCTTATTTGCTCTGTGCAATGTAAACATTGacatttaaaacatgcatttaagcaCTAAAATGAAAAACTCACATCATTTGACCCATTGCAATCAGCCAATCAAACTCTCAAGCACAAATTCATGTGCATTTGCacatacgcgctcgcgcgcgtgcacacaaacacacacacacacacagagtttgttatCAGGGAGACCAGCAAGAAGAGAATTGGAATAGTCTAATCTGGATAGTATGAAAGAAGCAGGaagttcatcctcctcctcctccatcatcatcaatataaacaaaacagtctcaaagtctgtggcctttcatgccctgctctcatggtgacctcagtttcgatacccctccacttccatgcttggggtgagtcctgtcagtgtcttcattgttggcagattcatggggggctgttgttctAGGGAcgtgggagggacactcactcagtctggctccacgtctaagccattattgttgttagtagggcgcttagtaggtggtgtccaaagtacgttaaatcagaacaggcaccactgaacaccaccaaagtgactcagcagcagtgcagggtctcctctggtgtgtggcctcctggtgacctaacattgatggttccctgcagactgccaacgctggaactgtgacagatgaaccctggtgtggccgtgtatggaggaatctaaatgagtggtgtgggagtaattccactgaaacggtgcagatgatggggcagcaaaaaaaaaaaaagaaaaaaaaaagaaaaaaagaaagaaacaggaagtttgttggcagcagcagtggaaaggaaAGTAAGAGCGAAATTTGCCAAACCTATGTGGCGGACAGAACAGAGTGCGGCACAAGTGTTTGACATGTGCATCCATTGACAGTGTTTTATCTATGTAAAATAAATGCCAAGGATTCTCACAGACTGGGAGAAAGGTATTAGGCAGCCAGAGATGGACATAAAGGTAGAGGTGACCTGATTTATCTTTGCTTTGGTGCCAGTGACAATTACCGGTAGTTCAGTTTAACCTCTTTCATCTTTAAAGTGTTCTCACACATCCACTCAACCACTTCCTCAGTGCAATTTTTCAAACTACAGACAAGAGTTGGAAAATGGGGGAACAGTAGAGTTGTGGAGTAGGGAATCATCTGCAATGAAATGATATGAGTGACCTGACCAATAAATGACAGTGATGAGAGGCTGTATGTACACAGTAAATAAAACTGGACCCAGGATATTGGGGTGAATACTGCTCAGCGAACAGGTTCTGACAGCCTTTGTGTGCTTGCTAATTAATTAGTCATTTTAGCGACATTTGCTAATTAGTGTTGGTTTGACAAAACAAGATGATACCTAACATGATTATGTAACATTGTGTGAAACCTCAGTGAGAAAATCCAAGGACCATGAGTGCTACAGGTTGTGACAAAGAAGCAAGCAGTCAGACTCAGTCAAGAACAAGCAACACCAGGAACGCagatactgttttgtattgtatttatttatttatttatcattctccttttttttcattttggaaaaaaaaaaaaaaaaaaaatcacaagccgCATATCttactcctccacacactcacacacacacattgatggcaTATACTGAGTGATAATTAGGGATGCATCATATTATTTGTTACTGTAAGTTTGTAAATGTTGATTTTTGAAAGAAGATTTtgaaaaagataagaaaataaaGTGGTAATCATGATTTTGAATTTAtattggtgtttgtgtttgtatacatgggtatcagtgtgtgtgggtgttagtgtaAAAGCATAATTTGTAGTTGTCAGTGTTAATTCATTTTACATTGTAAAATTTGACACAGGCGAAAAAAGAATATCAAACACAGAGGAAATACATTGAATTATATGCtactctcaatgtctctctctctctctgttgccccttttctcagtctctctcttcattcagtgGGGATGGGAGGAACCGATCAATACACCGATGCCAACCAAAAAATACGTTAAGATGGGTAGCAAAAATGCTGCAAATCCAATGCACAAGCTTGTCGCTTTAATAACACTCATTTAGTGCCAGTGCCTAGGACATCCAGCTAACTTCTGAAATCCTTTTTTATATGGAGTTTGTTTGATGacattcagtttcttcttcttttttgctggcccattatctgcactgtttcagtggcatcactcccacagtGCTCATTCTTAGTACCCCTATACACCCTATACACAGCTACACCAGTGTTCATCTGTTGCAGCCTCAGCACCAACAGTCTGTACAATGACATATCTCTGGTAACATGTTCctaagggatggggtggggagactgACTACCACTCAGACTAATACGCATGGTCCAGTGAAAAACGTTTGACACACTTATTTAATAGTTCAGAAAGATGATAATATGCAGTTTGGATTTGTTCCAGATATGACACAAAATCAGACTTTTTGTACTTAATTCTCAGTTCAACAGGAAGTCAGTGTACTGCTTTAAAACAAGATTTACAATGTGGAGATTTAATTGCTTTTAAAATTTTGATCTTGTTGGAAAGGTTTGAGGAATTTCTATTGGTAAACCAGCCATTGGAGAATTTCAATTATCTAGACAGAATAGTAGTTTGAGGAATTTCTGTGAATAACCAGCAAGTGGAGAATTTCAGTAGTCTAAACAGAATGCCTCCACCGTCTTGAACAGTGGGAGCAGAGCTGGGACATGGCCTTCCACCCAGGACAGTGTACCACCATCCCTGTTACCCACAAGAGAACCATCACTGAGAATCAATTTCGGCTCCATAGTCACACTTTGGCAACCGTCACCTCTGCCATGTACCTTGGCATCACCATCTGCCAAAACCTCAGCTGGGACCTACATATCAACAACATCTGCACCAAAGCCAACGAGACCCTGGGCTTCTTGCGATGCAATTTGAAAGTGAGCGCCACCCATCTGAAGGAGACTGCCTACAAGACCCTCATGTGGCCCATACTTGAGTACACCTGCTCAGTATGGGACCCACATAGCCAACAAAATATTGACAAGATTGAGGCAGtccagaggagagcagcccggTTTGTGACCAGCaggtaccacaacacatctaaTGTGTCTGCCATCATTGACAGACTCCAGTGGCCCTCCCTCCAGCACCACAGAAAGGTCGCTTGGCTAGCTATGCTGCATAAAATCCTCAACAATGCGGCAATTGTGAATAGAAGCAAAGCTGGTCCCTGCACCTGCCAGACTGAGAAGAGGACACCTGCAGCAGCTGAACTGCATCCAGTGTAGGACCCAATACAGAGGATCCTCCTTTCTGCCTAGAACCATCGCAGACTGGAATGCACTGCCCGAAACAGCAATGGCAGCTGACGCCCTTGACACCTTCAAGTCAAGAGTGCCCCAAGAAAACTAAAAACTGCAAAAGCAGTAGTTAGATAGAGTAGGTAGGGTAAGGCATCCCCCTCCCAAGTACCCCCAACTCTtttgaacattttgattttttaactTATTTTTTGGCCCAGCCATCCCTTCTGGAAGACTGGGATCAGCTAGCCCCTGAGTGGGTGAAGAGCAAAAAGAAGCAGCCTGCTGATAAAACCCACACAGAGTAGGTGTAATGTTAACTTTTTTTCTCATCTGTctagttctttatcttttctatacAACAGCATCTCTGTCTCCACACAACCCTCTAGTCGCGGCAGAGTAATCAAcatgatgattgtggccgtcaactggatgatgatgatgatgaatacatgCACAAATTTTTATGTCTTTGTTGCATCCATTGTGATGTAATGGTGAATGGAGATGCATCTGAGTTAATTAAAAGGTAAACAGCATGGCATTAGTTTCCATGATATATCAATGTATTGTCAGATTTTGATTAAAGTTTAAGCCATTGCCTCAAATGTAATAAGAGAACCAGGTGTTTTTCAATAAGAATGGAAGGGGGCCAGTGGggccaggggtggggggagggggggggggaggaggagagaattcgcaagtggagggatggggggggggggagcggggaaggtTAATTGTCTTTTCATTATTCCAGATTATTTCAGATGCTTCTATTGATATAAATGATTTTAGTGTCTGACACACAGACcttaaaaatagaaaagaaaaagaacaagggaTGGTTGTAGTGAAGGGGAGTCGGAATAGATGAGCTTTTTCATTTCCATGCATTCCACGAGGCAGCGTGAGTCAATCAGATGTATAAGAGGAGTTGTATGTAATTACTAGCACAGACGCATGagatacagtagtagtagtagca
Coding sequences within it:
- the LOC143295416 gene encoding transmembrane protein 69-like, which gives rise to MLRFHSQLVILEAETRQDRRMNMNTLSGGHLLNRSPVRTQFMRCLILKPQHLNRTSQFQIAHSKCLSRSSRRLCLLINVQPLRSATSLTCNLSRTGLFRQAPLSTSKVLWQDQQRSITADTKTTAVTVWEDLKQIRFSPVPALVLGFSGLIPFIAAPAYMIFSQAFYSQMVFAQTAYGACILSFLGGVRWGFVIPEESPCPGDWFHFGYSVTPSLVAWTALLLPQPVSILLVMGGIAGSAYFDTAFKGYPSWFKGLRFTLSFGAILSLWTAFLCQYMFGAPSDKEALKEDEKK